A single window of bacterium DNA harbors:
- a CDS encoding GNAT family N-acetyltransferase has product MKLESFRSRDREVISELLASDRPWASYALGDLSDLHFGLSRYYVNGPNLVLVYEGLQPPALFLFGGVGALRFICSYLPAGDYNAAFTGEPEAAFPEGTNVVQLKRMLRMTMDLTGKTFDTGVAEELGSKDADAIAGLMVHYPENSFHPDQLAYPFAGIFQDNGLVACAGTHVVNADERVACIGNVVVHPEYRRRGFAQQVVSKALTLLADQADLATLNVAVKNKEGLELYQRLGFTTHCRFNEADITLPEPKPEA; this is encoded by the coding sequence ATGAAACTGGAAAGCTTCCGCAGCCGTGACCGGGAGGTCATCTCCGAACTCCTCGCCTCGGACCGCCCCTGGGCGTCTTACGCGCTGGGCGACCTCTCCGACCTCCACTTCGGTCTCTCGCGGTACTACGTCAACGGGCCGAACCTGGTGCTGGTGTACGAGGGGCTTCAACCGCCCGCCCTCTTCCTCTTCGGCGGAGTCGGCGCCCTGCGCTTCATCTGCTCGTACCTACCCGCCGGCGATTACAACGCCGCCTTCACCGGCGAGCCCGAGGCCGCCTTCCCCGAGGGCACCAACGTAGTCCAGCTCAAGCGCATGCTCAGGATGACGATGGACCTCACGGGCAAGACCTTCGACACCGGGGTGGCCGAGGAGCTGGGCTCCAAGGACGCCGACGCCATCGCCGGCCTGATGGTCCACTACCCGGAAAACTCATTCCACCCGGACCAGCTGGCGTACCCCTTTGCCGGGATTTTCCAGGACAACGGGCTCGTGGCCTGCGCGGGGACGCACGTGGTGAACGCCGACGAGCGGGTGGCCTGTATCGGCAACGTAGTGGTCCACCCCGAATACCGGCGGCGCGGATTCGCCCAGCAGGTCGTGAGCAAGGCGCTCACCCTCCTCGCCGACCAGGCCGACTTGGCGACCCTCAACGTCGCGGTGAAGAATAAGGAGGGGCTCGAGCTCTACCAGAGGCTGGGCTTCACCACCCACTGCCGCTTCAACGAGGCGGATATAACCCTCCCCGAGCCCAAGCCCGAGGCGTAG